One Sphingomonas sp. SUN039 genomic window carries:
- a CDS encoding acetyl/propionyl/methylcrotonyl-CoA carboxylase subunit alpha, whose amino-acid sequence MIQSLLIANRGEIACRIIRSARAMGIRTVAVYSDADARALHVRQADEAVHIGPSPARESYLVGEKIIAAALATGAEAIHPGYGFLSENAEFAQAVIDAGLVWVGPRPASITAMGLKDAAKKLMAAAGVPVTPGYMGETQDPAFLSERAAEIGYPVLIKAVAGGGGKGMRKVEAAGEFADALASCQREATASFGNAHVLIEKYIQRPRHIEVQVFGDTHGNIVHLFERDCSLQRRHQKVIEEAPAPGMDEATREQLCAAAVKAARAVDYVGAGTIEFIADASEGLRADRIWFMEMNTRLQVEHPVTEEISGVDLVEWQLRVASGEALPLRQDELSIDGWAMEARLYAEDPATGFLPSTGRLDRYCLPDEEIRVDSGVEEMSVVSPFYDPMIAKLIVHAADRAGAVDALVGALEGTAVWPVKSNAGFLYLAADSEQFRNGDVTTNFIAEQGDALIPPTEPDAEILGQAGRHLIEAYSDKSRHSRDNELLEGFRLNRSRDTTLVLQSQGTNHVLAKVPDFGGHTYSSGAGPDLALVTKFGQSFVIGLPRYSAGGHHAHDGDILSPMPGRIIAVDVVAGQAVTKGQKLLTLEAMKMEHTLTAPFDGTVAELNATAGAQVQVEALLVRIEPVD is encoded by the coding sequence TTGATCCAATCCCTCCTCATCGCCAATCGGGGCGAAATTGCTTGCCGGATCATCCGCTCCGCGCGGGCGATGGGTATTCGCACGGTCGCGGTTTATTCGGATGCCGATGCCAGGGCGCTGCATGTGCGGCAGGCGGATGAGGCGGTGCATATCGGCCCCAGCCCGGCGCGCGAGAGCTATCTGGTGGGCGAGAAGATCATCGCCGCCGCGCTCGCCACTGGGGCGGAGGCGATTCATCCGGGCTATGGCTTCCTGTCCGAGAATGCCGAGTTCGCGCAGGCGGTCATCGACGCGGGGCTGGTCTGGGTCGGCCCGCGCCCCGCCAGCATCACCGCGATGGGGCTGAAGGATGCGGCCAAGAAACTGATGGCGGCGGCGGGCGTGCCCGTCACCCCCGGCTATATGGGCGAGACCCAAGACCCGGCGTTCCTGAGCGAACGCGCCGCCGAAATCGGCTATCCCGTGCTCATCAAGGCAGTCGCGGGCGGCGGCGGGAAGGGGATGCGGAAGGTCGAGGCGGCGGGCGAGTTCGCCGACGCGCTCGCCTCTTGCCAGCGCGAGGCCACCGCCTCGTTCGGCAACGCGCATGTCCTGATCGAAAAATACATCCAGCGCCCGCGCCATATCGAGGTGCAGGTGTTCGGCGACACCCACGGCAACATCGTCCATCTGTTCGAACGCGACTGCTCGCTCCAACGCCGCCACCAGAAAGTGATCGAAGAAGCCCCCGCGCCGGGCATGGACGAAGCCACCCGCGAACAACTCTGCGCGGCGGCGGTCAAGGCAGCGAGGGCGGTCGACTATGTCGGCGCAGGCACGATCGAGTTCATCGCGGACGCCAGCGAAGGCCTGCGCGCCGACCGCATCTGGTTCATGGAAATGAACACCCGGCTGCAGGTCGAACATCCGGTGACCGAGGAGATCAGCGGCGTCGATCTGGTCGAATGGCAACTTCGCGTGGCGAGTGGGGAGGCATTGCCGCTGCGGCAGGACGAGCTGAGCATCGACGGCTGGGCGATGGAGGCGCGGCTATATGCGGAGGATCCGGCGACCGGCTTCTTGCCCAGCACGGGGCGACTGGACCGCTATTGCCTGCCCGACGAAGAAATCCGCGTTGATTCCGGCGTTGAGGAAATGTCGGTCGTGTCGCCGTTTTACGATCCGATGATCGCCAAGCTGATCGTCCATGCGGCTGACCGCGCTGGAGCGGTCGATGCGCTCGTCGGTGCGCTTGAAGGCACGGCTGTCTGGCCGGTCAAATCCAATGCAGGATTTCTCTACCTTGCCGCCGATAGCGAGCAGTTCCGCAATGGCGATGTCACGACGAATTTCATCGCGGAGCAGGGCGACGCGTTGATCCCGCCGACCGAGCCAGACGCTGAAATACTGGGCCAGGCGGGACGGCATTTGATCGAGGCGTATTCCGACAAGTCCCGACATAGTCGCGACAATGAGTTGCTCGAAGGCTTCCGCCTCAACCGTTCGAGAGACACGACGCTGGTTCTTCAGTCGCAGGGAACCAACCATGTGCTTGCCAAGGTTCCGGATTTTGGCGGCCACACCTATTCATCGGGTGCCGGCCCAGACTTGGCGCTGGTGACGAAGTTCGGTCAGAGCTTTGTCATCGGGCTGCCGCGCTACAGTGCGGGCGGCCACCACGCCCACGACGGCGACATCCTCTCGCCTATGCCCGGTCGCATCATCGCGGTCGATGTTGTGGCGGGGCAGGCGGTGACCAAGGGCCAGAAGCTGCTCACGCTCGAAGCGATGAAGATGGAGCATACCCTCACTGCGCCGTTCGACGGGACGGTGGCGGAGCTCAACGCGACGGCGGGCGCGCAGGTGCAGGTCGAGGCGCTGCTGGTGCGGATCGAACCGGTCGACTGA
- a CDS encoding biotin carboxylase N-terminal domain-containing protein gives MITSLLIANQGEIACRIIRTARASIPPLRYAGEECHRTRQTRSVYFA, from the coding sequence ATGATCACCTCCCTCCTCATCGCCAATCAGGGCGAAATCGCCTGCCGGATCATCCGCACCGCACGCGCTTCAATTCCTCCCCTGCGCTACGCTGGGGAGGAATGCCACCGCACCCGACAAACCAGATCGGTGTATTTCGCTTGA
- a CDS encoding carboxyl transferase domain-containing protein, which produces MSAPVLPTAYNAEDDASKVRVAHNRALRDALWAKVAEAALGGNEKSRERHVSRGKLLPRERVERLLDPGSPFLEIGQLAANGMYEGDVHGASLIAGIGRVSGRQVMIASNDSTVKGGTYYPMTVKKHLRAQEIALENRLPCIYLVDSGGANLPFQADVFPDRDHFGRIFFNQANLSARQIPQIACVMGSCTAGGAYVPAMSDETVIVRNQGTIFLAGPPLVKAATGEEISAEDLGGGDMHGRKSGVVDHVAENDEHALTIVRDIVSHLGNPPAAPTSLSLSKGSSSFVGGFDKLSQVGLREPKPPRYDPEELYGIIPDDVRAPYDVREVIARIVDASEFHEFKALYGTTLVCGFAHIWGMPVAILANNGVLFSESAVKGAHFIQLAQQRGVPLLFLQNISGFMVGGKYEAEGIAKHGAKLVTAVATATVPKITVLIGGSFGAGNYGMCGRAYSPRFLFTWPNARISVMGGEQAASVLATVHRDAERWTPEEAEAFKAPIRQKYEDEGNPYYATARLWDDGIIDPAQTRDVLGLALGAALNAPVEEAPRFGVFRM; this is translated from the coding sequence GTGAGCGCGCCGGTACTGCCCACTGCGTATAACGCCGAGGACGATGCGTCGAAGGTGCGCGTCGCGCACAACCGCGCGCTCCGCGACGCGCTATGGGCAAAGGTTGCCGAGGCCGCGCTGGGCGGGAACGAGAAATCGCGTGAGCGCCATGTGTCGCGGGGGAAGCTGCTCCCCCGCGAACGCGTGGAACGCCTGCTCGATCCGGGATCGCCGTTTCTGGAGATCGGCCAGCTCGCCGCCAACGGCATGTACGAAGGTGATGTCCATGGCGCGTCGCTGATCGCGGGCATCGGCCGCGTGTCGGGGCGGCAGGTGATGATCGCCAGCAACGATTCCACCGTGAAGGGCGGCACCTATTACCCGATGACGGTGAAGAAGCACCTTCGCGCGCAGGAGATTGCGCTCGAGAATCGGCTGCCGTGCATCTACCTCGTCGACTCGGGCGGGGCGAATCTGCCGTTTCAGGCCGATGTCTTCCCCGACCGCGACCATTTCGGGCGCATTTTCTTCAACCAGGCAAATCTGTCCGCGCGGCAAATCCCGCAGATCGCGTGCGTGATGGGCAGTTGCACCGCGGGCGGGGCGTACGTCCCCGCCATGTCCGACGAGACGGTGATCGTCCGCAACCAGGGGACGATTTTCCTCGCCGGGCCGCCGCTGGTGAAGGCGGCGACGGGCGAGGAAATCAGTGCCGAGGATCTGGGCGGCGGCGACATGCACGGGCGCAAATCGGGCGTGGTCGATCATGTCGCGGAGAACGACGAACATGCGCTGACGATCGTGCGGGATATCGTCAGTCACTTGGGTAACCCGCCCGCCGCACCGACTTCCCTGAGCTTGTCGAAGGGCTCTTCTTCTTTCGTAGGGGGCTTCGACAAGCTCAGCCAAGTCGGGTTGAGAGAGCCAAAGCCGCCGCGTTACGACCCCGAAGAGCTCTACGGCATCATCCCCGACGATGTCCGCGCGCCTTACGATGTGCGCGAAGTCATTGCACGCATTGTCGATGCGTCGGAATTCCACGAGTTCAAGGCGCTCTACGGCACCACGCTCGTCTGCGGCTTCGCGCATATCTGGGGGATGCCGGTCGCGATCCTAGCCAACAACGGCGTGCTGTTCAGCGAGAGCGCGGTCAAAGGGGCCCATTTCATCCAGCTCGCGCAGCAGCGAGGGGTCCCGCTGCTCTTCCTCCAGAACATCTCGGGCTTCATGGTCGGCGGCAAATATGAGGCGGAGGGGATCGCCAAGCATGGCGCGAAGCTCGTCACGGCCGTGGCGACGGCAACCGTGCCCAAGATCACCGTGCTGATCGGCGGCAGCTTCGGCGCGGGCAATTACGGCATGTGCGGGCGGGCGTATTCGCCGCGTTTCCTCTTCACCTGGCCCAATGCGCGGATCAGCGTGATGGGCGGCGAACAGGCGGCGAGCGTGCTGGCGACCGTCCACCGCGATGCCGAACGCTGGACGCCCGAGGAAGCCGAAGCCTTCAAGGCCCCGATCCGCCAGAAATACGAAGACGAAGGCAACCCCTATTACGCGACTGCGCGGCTGTGGGACGACGGGATCATCGACCCGGCGCAGACAAGGGATGTGCTGGGGCTGGCTCTGGGGGCGGCGCTGAATGCGCCGGTCGAGGAGGCGCCCCGGTTCGGGGTATTCCGGATGTGA
- a CDS encoding acyl-CoA dehydrogenase family protein: MSDFDFALGENADMIRDTTRRFATDRIAPLAAEIDANDRFPQELWPEMGALGLHGITVGEHDGGLGLGYLEHVIACEEVGRASASVGLSYGAHSNLCVNQIARWANPEQKAKYLPQLISGDHVGSLAMSEANAGSDVMSMKLKADAVQGGYVLNGTKFWITNAAYADTLVVYANTSAGGRGLTTFLIEKDMDGFAIGQKIDKMGMRGSPTAELVFTDCFVGEEQVMGPPNGGAGVLMSGLDYERTVLAGIQLGIMQACLDVVLPYVRERKQFGKPIGAFQLMQAKVADMYVALNSARAYVYAVAKSCDAGRTTRFDAAGAILLASENAVRVAGEAIQALGGAGYTKDWPVERYYRDAKLLDIGAGTNEIRRMLIGRELVGAA; the protein is encoded by the coding sequence ATGAGCGATTTCGATTTTGCGCTGGGCGAAAATGCGGACATGATCCGCGACACGACGCGGCGCTTTGCTACCGACCGCATTGCCCCGCTGGCGGCGGAGATCGACGCCAATGACCGCTTTCCGCAAGAGCTTTGGCCCGAGATGGGCGCGCTGGGCCTGCACGGGATTACCGTCGGCGAACACGATGGCGGGCTAGGTCTGGGCTACCTCGAACATGTCATTGCCTGCGAGGAAGTCGGACGCGCCTCGGCGTCGGTCGGCCTGTCCTATGGCGCGCATTCGAACCTGTGCGTCAACCAGATCGCGCGCTGGGCGAACCCTGAGCAAAAGGCAAAGTACCTGCCGCAGTTGATCAGCGGCGACCATGTCGGCAGCCTCGCCATGTCCGAAGCGAACGCAGGTTCGGACGTCATGTCGATGAAATTAAAGGCGGATGCGGTTCAGGGCGGCTATGTTCTCAACGGCACGAAATTCTGGATCACCAATGCGGCCTATGCCGACACGCTGGTCGTCTATGCCAATACGAGCGCGGGCGGGCGTGGGCTGACGACCTTCCTGATCGAAAAGGACATGGACGGGTTCGCCATCGGACAAAAGATCGACAAAATGGGGATGCGCGGTTCGCCGACGGCGGAGCTGGTCTTCACCGATTGCTTCGTCGGCGAGGAGCAGGTGATGGGTCCGCCGAACGGGGGCGCAGGGGTGCTGATGTCGGGCCTCGATTACGAACGCACTGTGCTCGCGGGTATCCAGTTGGGCATCATGCAGGCCTGCCTCGATGTGGTCCTCCCCTATGTCCGCGAGCGCAAGCAGTTCGGCAAACCCATCGGCGCGTTCCAGCTGATGCAGGCCAAGGTCGCCGACATGTATGTCGCGCTCAATTCGGCGCGGGCCTATGTTTATGCCGTGGCGAAATCGTGCGACGCGGGCCGCACGACGCGTTTCGATGCCGCAGGAGCGATATTGCTGGCGAGCGAGAACGCGGTGCGTGTCGCGGGCGAGGCAATTCAGGCATTGGGCGGCGCGGGATATACGAAGGACTGGCCGGTTGAACGCTATTACCGCGATGCCAAGCTGCTCGACATCGGGGCGGGCACCAATGAGATACGACGGATGCTGATCGGCCGCGAGCTGGTGGGGGCGGCGTGA
- the proB gene encoding glutamate 5-kinase, with product MAAAPSRLIVKVGSSLLVDAGGAVRREWLAGLVADVAGRHADGQQVAIVSSGAIALGARRLALAKGGRASLEDAQAAAAVGQIALAGVWAELLGARGLTAAQILVTLDDLEDRRRYLNASATLDRLMSLGVVPVINENDSVATEEIRFGDNDRLAARIAQVAGAQTVVLLSDVDGLYTADPSQDASATRIARVERIDARIQGFATGGSQSGMGSGGMASKIAAARIATSSGVDLVIVSGTEPHPLARVAAGAGTLFVADKRARSRKAWLAGRLTVKGEIEVDAGAASALAKGASLLPAGARGVTGKFARGDVVDILGPLGTAIARGLSEYDSDEAIKVAGLKSVDIEGVLGHTPRAAMVHRDHMVLL from the coding sequence ATGGCCGCTGCCCCCTCCCGCCTGATCGTCAAGGTCGGCTCGTCGCTGCTCGTCGACGCGGGCGGCGCGGTGCGGCGTGAGTGGTTGGCGGGACTGGTTGCCGATGTCGCGGGCCGACACGCCGACGGGCAACAGGTCGCCATCGTCTCGTCGGGCGCGATTGCGCTGGGCGCGCGGCGGCTGGCGCTGGCCAAGGGCGGGCGGGCGTCGCTGGAGGATGCCCAGGCGGCGGCCGCCGTCGGGCAGATCGCGCTGGCTGGGGTGTGGGCGGAATTGCTCGGCGCGCGCGGGCTGACCGCCGCGCAGATTCTGGTCACGCTCGACGATCTCGAGGACCGGCGGCGCTATCTGAACGCCAGCGCGACGCTCGACCGGCTGATGTCGCTGGGCGTCGTCCCCGTCATCAACGAGAACGACAGCGTAGCGACCGAAGAAATCCGCTTTGGCGACAATGACCGGCTCGCGGCGCGCATCGCGCAGGTGGCGGGGGCGCAGACCGTCGTGCTGCTCTCCGATGTCGACGGCCTCTACACCGCCGACCCGTCGCAGGACGCGAGCGCCACCCGCATCGCGCGGGTCGAGCGGATCGACGCGCGGATTCAGGGGTTTGCCACCGGCGGCTCGCAATCGGGCATGGGATCGGGCGGCATGGCGTCGAAAATCGCCGCCGCCCGGATCGCGACGTCGAGCGGCGTCGATCTGGTGATCGTCTCGGGTACCGAACCCCACCCGCTGGCGCGCGTGGCGGCGGGCGCGGGGACGCTGTTCGTGGCCGACAAACGCGCCCGCAGTCGCAAGGCTTGGCTGGCCGGGCGCTTGACGGTGAAGGGCGAGATCGAGGTCGATGCCGGGGCCGCGAGCGCGCTGGCGAAGGGGGCGAGCCTGTTGCCCGCCGGCGCACGGGGCGTAACCGGCAAATTCGCGCGGGGCGATGTGGTCGACATCCTCGGCCCGCTCGGCACCGCCATCGCACGCGGGTTGTCCGAATATGACTCGGACGAGGCGATCAAGGTCGCGGGGCTGAAAAGTGTGGATATCGAAGGCGTGCTCGGCCACACCCCGCGCGCGGCGATGGTCCACCGCGATCACATGGTTCTGCTATGA
- a CDS encoding NAD(P)-dependent oxidoreductase, with translation MIIALTGATGFLGGHVLRRAREAGHEVRALVRKPQPPCEGVEWIAGSLGDAASLATLCEGTDAIIHVAGVVNGDAATFDRANRLGTVGMLAAATGKRFVHVSSLAAREPQLSNYGASKRAAEDAVVASALDWRIVRPPAIYGPGDTDNLQLFRLAKWGIVPLPPKGRMSVIHADDMARLVVALVESAEPHSFYEGDDGLPGGWSHADFARAIGSAVGRKVATIPLPRPLVRAGAALDGLLRRGNAKLTPDRAAYFCHPDWVIEPVRRPPADLWTPQIATAAGLAATAAWYREAGWL, from the coding sequence ATGATCATTGCGCTCACCGGCGCGACGGGGTTCCTCGGCGGACACGTCCTGCGCCGTGCGCGCGAGGCGGGCCACGAGGTCCGCGCCTTGGTCCGCAAGCCGCAGCCACCGTGTGAGGGCGTGGAGTGGATTGCGGGATCACTCGGCGATGCGGCATCTTTGGCAACGCTCTGCGAAGGGACCGACGCCATCATCCATGTGGCCGGCGTAGTGAACGGCGATGCCGCGACCTTCGACCGCGCTAACCGGCTGGGCACAGTGGGGATGCTCGCGGCGGCCACGGGCAAACGCTTCGTCCATGTCTCCTCGCTCGCCGCGCGCGAACCGCAGCTATCGAATTATGGTGCGTCGAAGCGCGCCGCCGAGGATGCCGTCGTGGCCTCCGCCCTCGACTGGCGCATCGTCCGCCCGCCAGCGATCTACGGTCCGGGCGATACCGACAATTTGCAACTGTTTCGTCTCGCCAAATGGGGGATCGTGCCGCTCCCGCCCAAGGGCCGCATGTCGGTGATCCATGCCGACGATATGGCGCGGCTGGTCGTGGCGCTGGTGGAAAGTGCCGAGCCCCACAGCTTTTACGAGGGCGATGACGGGCTGCCCGGCGGCTGGAGCCATGCCGACTTCGCCCGCGCCATAGGCTCGGCGGTGGGGCGCAAGGTCGCGACGATACCCCTGCCCCGCCCCCTCGTCCGCGCCGGAGCCGCGCTCGACGGGCTGCTGCGGCGGGGCAACGCCAAGCTCACGCCCGACCGCGCCGCCTATTTCTGCCATCCCGACTGGGTGATCGAGCCGGTCCGGCGCCCGCCCGCCGATCTCTGGACCCCGCAGATCGCGACGGCAGCAGGGCTGGCAGCGACGGCGGCGTGGTATCGGGAGGCGGGGTGGCTATAG
- a CDS encoding Pycsar system effector family protein: MTDAPRSFPADAIHLVRTSQQIGLSLSQMADQKASILMGATFVVFTISVNQAARGPVSPALVVLALSAFVSAGLAVFAIMPSIGGGKGGGGAPNILFFGHYTARSEDEFADEVLTRLRDPETIYRTMLRDIYQNGQVLQHKKYKYLGAAYRAFLVGLVLTLAAAVGQWLGLL; the protein is encoded by the coding sequence ATGACCGATGCACCGCGCAGCTTTCCCGCCGATGCCATCCATCTCGTCCGCACCAGCCAGCAGATCGGGTTGAGCCTGTCGCAAATGGCCGACCAGAAAGCGTCGATCCTGATGGGGGCTACCTTCGTCGTCTTCACGATCTCGGTGAACCAGGCGGCGCGCGGGCCGGTGTCGCCCGCGCTTGTCGTACTGGCGCTGTCGGCATTTGTCTCGGCGGGCCTTGCGGTCTTCGCGATCATGCCGTCGATAGGCGGCGGCAAGGGTGGGGGCGGGGCACCGAACATCCTGTTCTTCGGCCATTACACCGCACGCAGCGAGGACGAATTTGCCGACGAGGTGTTGACCCGTTTGCGCGACCCCGAGACGATCTACCGCACGATGCTGCGCGACATCTATCAGAACGGGCAGGTGCTCCAGCACAAGAAGTACAAATACTTGGGGGCTGCGTACCGGGCGTTTCTGGTCGGACTGGTGCTGACTTTGGCGGCGGCGGTGGGGCAGTGGCTCGGATTGCTATAG
- a CDS encoding acyl carrier protein, with translation MTDRTAIYDTVAAQIEPFNKKGVALTEATTFQNDLEWDSLTVMDFVAAIEDEFDIMITMNMQAEIETVGQLVDAVEKLKK, from the coding sequence ATGACCGACCGCACCGCCATCTACGACACCGTCGCCGCCCAGATCGAACCCTTCAACAAAAAGGGGGTGGCGCTGACCGAAGCGACGACATTCCAGAACGACCTCGAATGGGATTCGTTGACGGTCATGGATTTCGTGGCCGCGATCGAAGACGAATTCGACATCATGATCACGATGAACATGCAGGCGGAAATCGAAACGGTGGGCCAGCTTGTCGATGCGGTCGAGAAGCTGAAGAAGTGA
- the spt gene encoding serine palmitoyltransferase, whose amino-acid sequence MTDLFSKFDPLIAEREALAATGVRDPFGIVMDEIKGPTTAIIRGRETILVGTYNYMGMTFDPDVIAAAKTALDEYGTGTNGSRVLNGTYKDHRDVEEALKEFYDTKHAMVFSTGYQANLGFVSAIAGRGDYIVLDADSHASIYDGCAMGNAEVVRFRHNSVEDLDKRLGRIPPEAHKLVILEGVYSMVGDIAPLVEMVAVAKKHGAMIMSDEAHSMGFYGPNGRGVYEELGLEDDIDFVVGTFSKSVGTVGGFVVSNHPKFEVLRFVSRPYIFTASLPPSVVAAAACSIRKLRFAHNKRAHLWENTRTVHAGLRAMGYTLGTETAQSAIIAVMLPDQQQAVVTWEALLDAGVYVNVARPPATPNGMFLLRCSLSAEHTPEQVKSILAAFKAAGQASGAIS is encoded by the coding sequence GTGACCGATCTCTTCTCGAAGTTCGACCCGCTGATCGCGGAGCGCGAGGCCTTGGCCGCAACGGGTGTGCGCGATCCGTTCGGGATCGTGATGGACGAGATCAAGGGGCCGACGACCGCGATCATCCGGGGCCGCGAGACGATCCTGGTCGGCACCTACAACTATATGGGCATGACCTTCGATCCCGACGTCATCGCGGCGGCCAAGACCGCGCTCGATGAATACGGAACGGGCACCAACGGCAGCCGCGTGCTCAACGGCACCTATAAAGACCATCGCGACGTCGAAGAGGCGCTGAAGGAATTCTACGACACCAAGCACGCGATGGTGTTTTCAACGGGCTATCAGGCCAATCTCGGCTTCGTGTCGGCGATTGCGGGGCGGGGCGATTACATCGTCCTCGATGCCGACAGCCATGCGTCGATCTATGACGGCTGCGCGATGGGCAATGCCGAAGTCGTGCGCTTTCGCCACAACAGCGTCGAAGACCTCGACAAAAGGCTCGGCCGCATTCCGCCCGAGGCACACAAGCTGGTCATCCTCGAAGGCGTTTATTCGATGGTCGGCGACATCGCGCCGCTGGTCGAAATGGTCGCGGTCGCCAAGAAGCACGGCGCGATGATCATGTCGGACGAAGCGCATTCGATGGGCTTTTACGGCCCCAACGGGCGCGGCGTGTACGAGGAGCTGGGGCTGGAGGACGATATCGACTTCGTCGTCGGCACCTTCTCGAAAAGCGTCGGCACGGTCGGCGGCTTCGTCGTGTCGAACCATCCCAAGTTCGAGGTGCTGCGCTTCGTGTCGCGGCCGTACATCTTCACCGCGTCGCTGCCGCCCAGCGTCGTCGCGGCTGCCGCTTGCTCGATCCGCAAGCTGCGCTTCGCACACAACAAGCGCGCGCATCTGTGGGAAAACACCCGCACGGTCCATGCGGGCCTGCGCGCGATGGGCTATACGCTCGGCACCGAAACGGCGCAGTCGGCGATTATTGCGGTGATGCTGCCCGACCAGCAACAGGCGGTCGTTACCTGGGAAGCGCTGCTCGACGCGGGCGTTTATGTGAACGTAGCGCGCCCCCCTGCGACGCCCAACGGCATGTTCCTGCTGCGCTGCTCGCTGTCGGCGGAACATACACCCGAACAGGTCAAGTCCATTCTGGCAGCGTTCAAAGCGGCAGGACAGGCATCGGGCGCGATCAGCTGA